In a genomic window of Micromonospora cremea:
- a CDS encoding Na+/H+ antiporter subunit E, translating into MTGASGSAPSGADEPAAPRRRRLGRWRDQALALGWLVVVWSLLWGEVNWANLAGGLLVGGAVLLFFPLPAVTFAGRLRPRALLVFAVRFGTELVGASLHVARIAVQPGYRPRGAIIAVRLRVPTDLNLALTAEAVSLVPGTLILEVDRDSGTLYLHVLDTHGPAELTSARERTLAVERRIVRAVGSAAELRRVETDPVEKGTLP; encoded by the coding sequence GTGACCGGCGCGAGCGGGTCGGCCCCGAGCGGCGCCGACGAGCCGGCCGCGCCACGGCGGCGCCGGCTCGGACGCTGGCGGGACCAGGCGCTGGCGCTCGGCTGGCTGGTGGTGGTCTGGAGCCTGCTCTGGGGCGAGGTCAACTGGGCGAACCTGGCCGGAGGCCTGCTGGTGGGCGGCGCGGTGCTGCTGTTCTTTCCGCTGCCGGCGGTCACCTTCGCCGGCCGGCTGCGCCCCCGCGCGCTGCTGGTGTTCGCGGTCCGGTTCGGCACCGAACTGGTCGGCGCGAGCCTGCACGTGGCCCGGATCGCGGTGCAGCCCGGCTACCGACCGCGCGGGGCGATCATCGCGGTGCGGCTGCGGGTGCCCACCGACCTGAACCTGGCGCTCACCGCGGAGGCGGTCTCGCTGGTGCCCGGCACGCTGATCCTCGAGGTGGACCGGGACTCCGGAACGCTCTACCTGCACGTGCTGGACACCCACGGGCCCGCGGAGCTGACCTCCGCCCGGGAGCGCACCCTCGCCGTCGAGCGGCGGATCGTCCGGGCGGTGGGCTCCGCCGCCGAACTGCGCCGCGTCGAGACCGATCCTGTCGAGAAGGGAACCCTGCCGTGA
- a CDS encoding monovalent cation/H+ antiporter complex subunit F, whose amino-acid sequence MITFLAVVLTALLSVTALLALTRLYRGPSLLDRVIAADMLLATMVGAVGAEAAVNRHATTLPVLVVLSLLGFVGSVSLVRFAVREQA is encoded by the coding sequence GTGATCACGTTCCTGGCCGTCGTCCTCACCGCCCTGCTCTCGGTGACCGCGCTGCTCGCGCTGACCCGGCTCTACCGGGGCCCGTCGCTGCTGGACCGGGTGATCGCCGCGGACATGCTGCTCGCCACCATGGTCGGCGCGGTGGGCGCCGAGGCCGCGGTCAACCGGCACGCCACGACGCTGCCCGTCCTGGTGGTGCTCTCCCTGCTCGGCTTCGTCGGTTCGGTGTCGCTGGTCCGCTTCGCCGTCCGGGAGCAGGCATGA
- the mnhG gene encoding monovalent cation/H(+) antiporter subunit G — MIGTIADWLGAGCLVAGALLGLAAGIGVLRFPDALSRMHAATKPQVLGVLLLLLGITLRLRSQADFGMILLVAVFQLATAPVAAQMIGRAAYRAGRFDRDLLDADELAERGPGGGPAGPG, encoded by the coding sequence ATGATCGGGACGATCGCGGACTGGCTCGGTGCCGGTTGCCTGGTGGCCGGCGCGCTGCTCGGCCTGGCCGCCGGGATCGGCGTGCTGCGCTTTCCGGACGCGCTGTCCCGGATGCACGCGGCCACCAAACCACAGGTGCTCGGGGTGCTCCTGTTGCTGCTCGGCATCACGCTGCGGCTGCGGTCCCAGGCGGATTTCGGCATGATCCTGCTGGTGGCGGTCTTCCAGCTGGCCACCGCGCCCGTCGCGGCACAGATGATCGGTCGGGCCGCGTACCGGGCCGGCCGGTTCGACCGGGACCTGCTCGACGCGGACGAGTTGGCCGAACGCGGACCGGGCGGCGGGCCGGCGGGGCCGGGGTGA
- a CDS encoding hemolysin family protein, with product MLIVVGLLLIIVLTAATGYFVAQEFGYVAVDRGKLRQLADDGDAAAARALTVTSRLSFMLSGAQLGITVTALLVGYVAEPYLGGGLADLLGVAGVGEAVSLPLSVVLALVIATVVQMVLGELAPKNLAIARAEPLARALSRSTLVYLTVAGPVIRLFDRASVRLLRRIGIEPIEELPSGATPADLEQIIAESREEGSLDAEMSTLLDRGLDFRELTAGEAMVPRVDVHTVRAHEPVSRVVELLDSGHSRFPVRGAEGVDDLIGVVGIADVLGVPPGERATTPVSAVAGPPLLVPETLPLPTVLDRLRSGHRQMACVVDEYGGFAGVITLEDIAEELVGPIRDEDDPPERAPARQDDGSWVVPARWRIDEVADSTGIALPEAPEYDTLSGLVMRELGRVPEVGDRLEISLLPEGADAEDGEAEPRALVEVLAVDRHVADSVRLQLTEPGERREVAA from the coding sequence GTGTTGATCGTCGTCGGTCTCCTTCTGATCATCGTGCTCACCGCCGCCACCGGTTACTTCGTGGCGCAGGAGTTCGGCTATGTCGCCGTCGACCGGGGCAAGCTCCGCCAGCTCGCCGATGACGGCGACGCAGCCGCCGCCCGGGCCCTGACCGTCACCAGCCGACTCTCCTTCATGCTCTCCGGCGCGCAGCTCGGCATCACCGTCACCGCGCTGCTGGTCGGGTACGTCGCCGAGCCGTACCTCGGCGGCGGCCTCGCCGACCTGCTCGGCGTCGCCGGCGTCGGCGAGGCGGTCAGCCTGCCGCTGTCGGTGGTGTTGGCGCTGGTCATCGCCACCGTGGTCCAGATGGTCCTCGGTGAGCTGGCCCCGAAGAACCTGGCCATCGCCCGGGCCGAGCCGCTGGCCCGGGCGCTGAGCCGGTCCACCCTGGTGTACCTCACCGTCGCCGGGCCGGTGATCCGGCTCTTCGACCGGGCGTCGGTGCGGCTGCTCCGTCGGATCGGCATCGAGCCAATCGAGGAGCTGCCCAGCGGAGCCACCCCGGCCGACCTGGAACAGATCATCGCCGAGTCCCGCGAGGAGGGCAGCCTGGACGCGGAGATGTCCACGCTGCTCGACCGGGGGCTGGATTTCCGCGAGCTGACCGCCGGCGAGGCCATGGTGCCCCGAGTCGACGTGCACACCGTACGGGCGCACGAGCCGGTGAGCCGGGTGGTCGAGCTGCTGGACAGCGGCCACTCCCGTTTCCCGGTGCGCGGCGCGGAGGGCGTCGACGACCTGATCGGCGTCGTCGGCATCGCCGACGTGCTCGGCGTACCGCCGGGGGAGCGGGCCACCACCCCGGTGAGCGCGGTGGCCGGGCCGCCGCTGCTGGTGCCCGAGACGTTGCCGTTGCCCACGGTGCTCGACCGGCTGCGGTCCGGGCATCGGCAGATGGCCTGCGTGGTCGACGAGTACGGCGGCTTCGCCGGCGTGATTACGCTGGAGGACATCGCCGAGGAGCTGGTCGGTCCGATCCGGGACGAGGACGACCCACCGGAGCGGGCGCCCGCGCGGCAGGACGACGGGTCCTGGGTGGTGCCGGCCCGCTGGCGGATCGACGAGGTCGCCGACAGCACCGGCATCGCCCTGCCCGAGGCCCCGGAGTACGACACCCTCTCCGGCCTGGTCATGCGGGAGCTGGGCCGGGTGCCGGAGGTCGGCGACCGGCTGGAGATCAGCCTGCTGCCCGAGGGCGCCGACGCCGAGGACGGCGAGGCGGAACCCCGGGCACTGGTCGAGGTGCTGGCCGTGGACCGGCACGTGGCCGATTCGGTGCGGTTGCAGCTGACCGAGCCGGGCGAGCGGCGCGAGGTGGCCGCATGA
- a CDS encoding hemolysin family protein, whose protein sequence is MSPGIALFSSVILLALNGFFVAAEFALVASKRYRLEQAAASGGRAARAALDGVRELSLMLAGAQLGITLCTLGLGALAEPAIEHLLSPLLHAVGLPDAASHLIALVFALGLVTFLHLVVGEMAPKSWAITDAERSATLLALPFRAFARVARPVLSALNALANAILRLVGVNQQDQLAQVHGPDELRMLLEQSREHGLLGAEQHQLLTSMLELQGTSVAQVMEPFATMVTVRRDDPAERIEQVSRDSGRSRLAVLDAAGDVCGLVHVREAVRVVTTGRVATAGELMTSAFTLPATSSVTEAVAAMRARQSQLALVRNGGGPARPIGFVALEDLLEEVIGEFDDETDTVPRGRRLR, encoded by the coding sequence ATGAGTCCGGGGATCGCGCTGTTCAGCTCGGTGATCCTGCTGGCGCTGAACGGGTTCTTCGTGGCCGCCGAGTTCGCCCTGGTGGCCAGCAAGCGGTACCGCCTGGAGCAGGCGGCGGCCAGCGGTGGCCGGGCGGCACGGGCCGCGCTGGACGGCGTCCGCGAGTTGTCGCTGATGCTGGCGGGCGCGCAGCTCGGCATCACCCTGTGCACCCTGGGCCTCGGTGCGCTGGCCGAGCCGGCGATCGAGCACCTGCTCAGCCCACTGCTGCACGCGGTGGGGCTGCCGGACGCGGCCAGCCACCTGATCGCCCTGGTCTTCGCCCTGGGGTTGGTCACCTTCCTGCACCTGGTGGTGGGGGAGATGGCGCCGAAGTCGTGGGCGATCACCGACGCGGAGCGCTCGGCGACGCTGCTCGCGCTGCCGTTCCGTGCCTTCGCCCGGGTGGCCCGGCCGGTGCTCTCCGCGCTGAACGCGCTGGCCAACGCGATCCTGCGGCTGGTCGGGGTCAACCAGCAGGATCAGCTGGCCCAGGTGCACGGCCCGGACGAGCTGCGGATGCTGCTGGAGCAGTCGCGTGAGCACGGGCTGCTCGGCGCCGAGCAGCACCAACTGCTCACCAGCATGTTGGAGTTGCAGGGCACGTCGGTGGCGCAGGTGATGGAGCCGTTCGCCACCATGGTCACGGTCCGCCGGGACGACCCGGCCGAGCGGATCGAGCAGGTCAGCCGGGACAGCGGCCGGTCCCGGCTGGCGGTGCTGGACGCGGCGGGTGACGTCTGCGGCCTGGTGCACGTGCGGGAGGCGGTGCGGGTGGTCACCACCGGTCGGGTCGCCACCGCCGGTGAGCTGATGACGTCCGCGTTCACGCTGCCCGCGACGTCCTCGGTCACCGAGGCGGTGGCCGCGATGCGGGCCCGGCAGTCCCAGCTCGCGCTGGTGCGCAACGGCGGTGGCCCGGCCCGGCCGATCGGCTTCGTCGCCCTCGAGGACCTGCTGGAGGAGGTCATCGGCGAGTTCGACGACGAGACCGACACGGTGCCGCGCGGGCGGCGGTTGCGCTGA
- a CDS encoding sporulation protein, whose amino-acid sequence MRLTGVSRESGWTGLSVQTTLPNPSTRPGLRLPGRVTLAAGPDDVLVRHIRLGLVTTVEPDDPAAAKRLVQFFQLPIAGRFVVPAGRRRAVDFALPLPWETPVTIFGGVPLLSLRMGLRTEVSVDPDLDQGAMVPVFVHPIPTQEHVLAALETLGFMIRQAGLQEGGLPGVAHTLPLHQRWGYWVAPLYAGPITELEVIFVTNSAGLEAIFWMDRRLALAGITHQSISRFRIWHADADRRDWVATVDGWLRQAINRHAAAAAHADWSAQLNESAHVSRHPDEPVQHGYGLGGTAGAAGVGGGGSGGDGT is encoded by the coding sequence GTGCGGCTGACGGGGGTGTCCCGGGAGTCCGGCTGGACAGGGCTGTCCGTGCAGACCACGCTTCCCAACCCGAGTACCCGTCCGGGCCTGCGCCTGCCGGGGCGGGTGACGTTGGCGGCCGGGCCGGACGACGTCCTGGTGCGGCACATCCGGCTCGGCCTGGTCACCACGGTCGAGCCGGATGACCCGGCCGCCGCCAAGCGCCTGGTGCAGTTCTTTCAGCTGCCGATCGCCGGCCGGTTCGTCGTACCGGCCGGTCGGCGGCGGGCGGTCGACTTCGCGCTGCCGCTGCCGTGGGAGACCCCGGTGACCATCTTCGGCGGGGTGCCGCTGCTGAGCCTGCGGATGGGGCTGCGTACCGAGGTCTCCGTCGACCCGGATCTGGATCAGGGGGCCATGGTGCCGGTCTTCGTGCACCCGATCCCGACTCAGGAGCACGTGCTGGCGGCGCTGGAGACGCTGGGTTTCATGATCCGCCAGGCCGGGCTGCAGGAGGGTGGGCTGCCCGGGGTGGCGCACACCCTGCCGCTGCATCAGCGGTGGGGCTACTGGGTGGCGCCGCTCTACGCCGGTCCGATCACCGAGCTGGAGGTGATCTTCGTGACCAACTCGGCGGGCCTGGAGGCGATCTTCTGGATGGACCGCCGGCTGGCGCTGGCCGGGATCACCCACCAGAGCATCAGCCGGTTCCGGATCTGGCATGCGGACGCCGACAGGCGGGACTGGGTCGCCACCGTGGACGGCTGGCTGCGCCAGGCGATCAACCGGCACGCGGCGGCGGCGGCACACGCCGACTGGTCCGCTCAGCTCAACGAGTCCGCCCACGTCAGCCGCCACCCCGACGAGCCGGTCCAGCACGGCTACGGGCTCGGTGGCACCGCCGGCGCCGCCGGGGTCGGTGGCGGCGGCTCCGGCGGCGACGGCACCTGA
- the leuE gene encoding leucine efflux protein LeuE, protein MMAGVLGITDIWTYVLGTVAIILLPGPNSLFVLSTAAKRGVAAGYRAAGGVFVGDGVLMFLSAAGVASVLKAYPPLFLVIKYAGAAYLGYVGVTMLRGAWRRWRDRNDPSTPRLIDAAEPAAMRSPFRKALVISLLNPKAILFFISFFIQFVDPGYAWPALSFLLLGLIAQVTSAIYLTALIFAGTFLAAQFRQRRRLAVGGTTAVAALFLAFSLKLATASAG, encoded by the coding sequence ATGATGGCGGGCGTGCTGGGGATCACCGACATCTGGACGTACGTGCTGGGCACCGTGGCGATCATCCTGCTGCCCGGGCCGAACTCGCTCTTCGTGCTCTCCACCGCCGCCAAGCGGGGCGTGGCGGCCGGTTACCGGGCGGCGGGCGGGGTGTTCGTCGGCGACGGAGTGCTGATGTTCCTCTCCGCCGCCGGGGTGGCGTCGGTGCTCAAGGCGTACCCACCGCTGTTCCTGGTGATCAAGTACGCCGGCGCCGCGTACCTCGGTTATGTCGGGGTGACCATGCTGCGCGGCGCCTGGCGTCGCTGGCGCGACCGCAACGACCCGAGCACGCCGCGGCTCATCGACGCCGCCGAGCCGGCGGCGATGCGCAGCCCGTTCCGCAAGGCGCTGGTGATCAGCCTGCTGAACCCGAAGGCGATCCTGTTCTTCATCTCGTTCTTCATCCAGTTCGTCGACCCCGGCTACGCCTGGCCGGCGCTGTCGTTCCTGCTGCTCGGGCTGATCGCCCAGGTGACCAGCGCGATCTACCTGACCGCGTTGATCTTCGCGGGCACCTTCCTGGCCGCGCAGTTCCGCCAGCGTCGCCGGCTCGCCGTCGGCGGCACCACCGCCGTCGCCGCGCTCTTCCTCGCCTTCAGCCTCAAACTGGCCACCGCCAGCGCCGGCTGA
- a CDS encoding bifunctional pyridoxamine 5'-phosphate oxidase family protein/GNAT family N-acetyltransferase, translated as MYPPTARTIPSRSRDRMSYDRATAHAVLDEAYHCALGFTVDSQPRVLPTLHVRIGDTLYLHGSTGSRPLLAARGDGLPVCVAVTLLDGLVYARSQFHHSANYRSVVAIGTARLVTDEREKSAMLTALVEKVGPGRSAASRPPNRRELAETAVLALPLREVSVRARTGGVREDEADLHLPHWAGVLPLRLTPGLPEPDAGVTAPLPAYLRATRTPWHDPTPMAGEHVRLEPLDLTHADELHTATADAEVWRHLNVALPTTPAGTAEVITGALAAQHRGERVAWAQRCAATGAVVGTTSYYDIDPERRSVAIGHTFLGRPWWRTGINTEAKLLLLSRAFDELGAVRVAWHTDIRNERSQAAIERLGATREGVLRMHRQRPDGSWRDTVQYAMTVDEWPNAQARLRERLHRTAPVA; from the coding sequence ATGTACCCACCCACCGCCCGGACCATCCCCAGCCGTTCCCGCGACCGGATGAGCTACGACCGGGCCACCGCGCACGCCGTGCTCGACGAGGCGTACCACTGCGCGCTCGGCTTCACCGTCGACAGCCAGCCGCGGGTGCTGCCCACCCTGCACGTACGCATCGGCGACACGCTCTACCTGCACGGCTCCACCGGCAGCCGGCCACTGCTCGCCGCCCGGGGCGACGGACTGCCGGTCTGCGTCGCGGTGACGCTGCTCGACGGGCTGGTCTACGCCCGCTCCCAGTTCCACCACAGCGCCAACTACCGCTCGGTGGTCGCGATCGGCACCGCCCGACTGGTCACCGACGAGCGGGAGAAGAGCGCCATGCTCACCGCGCTGGTGGAGAAGGTCGGCCCGGGACGCAGCGCGGCCAGCCGGCCGCCCAACCGGCGGGAGCTGGCCGAGACCGCCGTGCTGGCGCTGCCACTGCGCGAGGTGTCGGTCCGGGCCCGCACCGGTGGGGTCCGCGAGGACGAGGCCGACCTGCACCTGCCGCACTGGGCCGGCGTGCTGCCGCTACGGCTCACCCCCGGGTTGCCGGAGCCGGACGCCGGGGTCACCGCGCCGCTGCCGGCGTACCTGCGGGCGACCCGCACGCCCTGGCACGACCCGACGCCGATGGCCGGCGAGCACGTCCGGCTGGAGCCGCTGGACCTGACACACGCCGACGAGCTGCACACCGCCACCGCCGACGCGGAGGTCTGGCGGCACCTCAACGTCGCGCTGCCGACCACCCCGGCCGGAACCGCCGAGGTGATCACCGGCGCGCTGGCCGCCCAGCACCGCGGCGAGCGGGTGGCCTGGGCGCAGCGCTGCGCGGCGACCGGGGCGGTGGTCGGCACCACCTCCTACTACGACATCGACCCGGAGCGGCGATCGGTGGCGATCGGGCACACCTTCCTCGGCCGGCCGTGGTGGCGGACCGGGATCAACACCGAGGCGAAGCTGCTGCTGCTCAGCCGGGCCTTCGACGAGCTGGGCGCGGTGCGGGTGGCCTGGCACACCGACATCCGCAACGAACGCTCGCAGGCGGCCATCGAGCGGCTCGGCGCAACCCGGGAGGGCGTGCTGCGGATGCACCGGCAGCGCCCGGACGGCTCCTGGCGGGACACCGTGCAGTACGCGATGACCGTCGACGAGTGGCCGAACGCACAGGCCAGGCTGCGGGAAAGGCTTCACCGGACGGCACCCGTGGCGTGA
- a CDS encoding aminotransferase class I/II-fold pyridoxal phosphate-dependent enzyme produces MSARYQFAGATAVAISASIESGIRTGGLAPGAALPPVRVLAAELGVSPATVARAYQELRQRGLLATAGRHGTRVRPRPPVAARRSALRPAPLPGARDLSRGEPDPRLLPALGPHLAALAAETGPPVGYSDAGVLPELAVAARARLSADGVPAGDLTLTGGALDGIERLLGAHLRPGDAVAVEDPGWANLLDLVAALGLRPIGVPLDDEGPLVAGVAAALAAGARALVVTSRAQNPTGAAVSAARAGELRALLAGRRDLLLIEDDHAAELARVPLHPLAGATASWAFLRSVSKPFGPDLRLAVLVGDETTVARVTGRTRVGAGWVSTVLQRLVLALWRDPAVAEVVERAAESYERRREGLLAALAEHGLPAHGRSGINVWLPVADETSAVTALRDAGWSVAPGALYRIAAPPALRITVSPLTAQDLSPLAAALARAAHPTPPPGFST; encoded by the coding sequence GTGTCAGCACGCTATCAGTTCGCCGGGGCGACGGCCGTCGCGATTTCGGCCAGCATCGAGTCGGGCATCCGTACGGGGGGCCTGGCGCCCGGTGCCGCCCTGCCGCCGGTCCGGGTGCTCGCCGCCGAGCTGGGCGTCAGCCCGGCCACGGTCGCCCGCGCCTACCAGGAGCTGCGCCAACGCGGCCTGCTCGCCACCGCCGGTCGGCACGGCACCCGGGTCCGCCCCCGCCCGCCCGTGGCCGCCCGCCGCTCCGCGTTGCGTCCGGCGCCGTTGCCCGGGGCCCGTGACCTGTCCCGGGGTGAGCCAGATCCCCGGCTGCTGCCCGCCCTCGGCCCGCACCTGGCGGCGCTCGCCGCCGAAACCGGCCCGCCGGTCGGCTACTCCGACGCCGGTGTGCTGCCCGAGCTGGCCGTGGCGGCCCGCGCCCGACTGAGCGCCGACGGTGTGCCGGCCGGGGATCTCACCCTCACCGGTGGCGCGCTGGACGGCATCGAGCGGCTGCTCGGCGCCCACCTGCGCCCCGGCGACGCGGTCGCGGTGGAGGACCCGGGCTGGGCCAACCTGCTCGACCTCGTCGCCGCGCTGGGGCTGCGCCCGATCGGCGTACCGCTGGACGACGAGGGGCCGCTGGTGGCCGGGGTGGCCGCCGCGTTGGCCGCCGGGGCGCGGGCATTGGTCGTCACCAGTCGGGCGCAGAACCCGACCGGCGCGGCCGTCTCCGCCGCCCGGGCCGGGGAGCTGCGGGCGCTGCTCGCCGGCCGGCGGGACCTGCTGCTGATCGAGGACGACCATGCCGCCGAGCTGGCCCGCGTACCGCTGCATCCCCTGGCCGGCGCGACCGCGAGCTGGGCCTTTCTCCGTTCGGTGAGCAAACCCTTCGGCCCGGACCTGCGGCTGGCCGTGTTGGTCGGCGACGAGACCACGGTGGCCCGGGTGACCGGCAGGACGCGGGTCGGCGCCGGCTGGGTCTCCACCGTGCTCCAACGGCTGGTGCTCGCGCTGTGGCGCGACCCGGCGGTCGCTGAGGTGGTGGAGCGGGCGGCGGAGAGCTACGAGCGGCGGCGCGAGGGGTTGCTGGCCGCCCTGGCCGAGCACGGCCTGCCCGCGCACGGCCGCAGCGGCATCAACGTCTGGCTGCCGGTGGCGGACGAGACCAGCGCGGTCACCGCACTGCGCGACGCCGGCTGGTCGGTGGCCCCCGGAGCCCTCTACCGGATCGCCGCCCCGCCCGCCCTCCGGATCACCGTCAGCCCTCTCACCGCCCAGGATCTGTCCCCCCTGGCGGCCGCTCTGGCCCGCGCCGCCCATCCCACCCCGCCCCCCGGCTTCTCCACCTGA
- a CDS encoding UdgX family uracil-DNA binding protein (This protein belongs to the uracil DNA glycosylase superfamily, members of which act in excision repair of DNA. However, it belongs more specifically to UdgX branch, whose founding member was found to bind uracil in DNA (where it does not belong), without cleaving it, appears to promote DNA repair by a pathway involving RecA, rather than base excision.) — MAEQTGSAPGAQRFIPPGADTIDELRAASGGCQGCELYRDATQTVFGRGDESARVVLVGEQPGDMEDQKGLPFVGPAGRLLRKAVDDAGLDPAQIYLTNAVKHFRFEVRGKRRIHQTPDRMHITACRPWLVAEFARLDPEIVVVLGATAAKALLGPTFRVTKQRGELLPWPASAQHPEDFTQVPVDSAGRVADAPQARLLATIHPSAVLRADDQDKAYEGLVTDLTVAARALAG; from the coding sequence ATGGCCGAGCAGACCGGGAGCGCCCCGGGCGCCCAGCGGTTCATCCCGCCGGGCGCGGACACCATCGACGAGCTGCGCGCCGCCTCGGGCGGCTGCCAGGGGTGCGAGCTGTACCGGGACGCCACGCAGACGGTCTTCGGCCGGGGCGACGAGAGCGCCCGGGTGGTGCTGGTCGGCGAACAGCCCGGCGACATGGAGGACCAGAAGGGGCTGCCCTTCGTCGGTCCGGCCGGCCGGCTGCTGCGCAAGGCCGTCGACGACGCCGGGCTCGACCCCGCGCAGATCTATCTCACCAACGCGGTGAAGCACTTCCGCTTCGAGGTGCGCGGCAAGCGGCGTATCCACCAGACCCCGGACCGGATGCACATCACCGCCTGCCGACCCTGGCTGGTCGCCGAGTTCGCCCGGCTCGACCCGGAGATCGTCGTGGTGCTCGGCGCCACCGCCGCGAAGGCGCTGCTCGGCCCGACGTTCCGGGTGACGAAGCAGCGCGGGGAGCTGCTGCCCTGGCCGGCGTCGGCCCAGCATCCGGAGGACTTCACCCAGGTGCCGGTGGACAGCGCCGGCAGGGTGGCCGACGCGCCCCAGGCCCGCCTGCTCGCCACCATCCACCCGTCCGCGGTGCTGCGCGCCGACGATCAGGACAAGGCATACGAGGGCCTGGTCACCGACCTCACCGTCGCCGCCCGCGCCCTGGCCGGCTGA
- a CDS encoding MFS transporter encodes MATDLTAPRTVRPDVAPIQRRTLRLLFTTQIIGGVGVTIGIAVGALLAARIAGTAVAGLAQSAGVVGAALLAIPVTRIMARHGRRPGLVVAYAVGAVGGVLVVLAAATRWVPLLFLGMLLFGGGTAANLQARYTAVDLAEPARRGRQLSLIVWATTIGAVAAPNFAALADRVTTGWGLPPLAGPFAFSAVAFVLAGGVLLGLLRPDPLLTARRLAAADAPPAADVPATVVAAEAPADGGPAGGGAAPATAPVRARPSRRAGMRTAWSVVRGRPAARLGIAAVAVGHLVMVAVMSMTPVRLGESHADADVLRLVGIVLSLHIAGMYAFSPLVGWLTDRLGRRAVILGGVGLLLAACAVAGTAGHHTPRLSVGLVLLGLGWSGTMVAGSTLLSESVPADVRPSVQGLSDLTMGLAGAGAAMVSGFVMQMAGYPVLALLAAVATVPLVALALRPVPTGAPDEEG; translated from the coding sequence ATGGCCACCGACCTGACCGCGCCGCGTACCGTCCGGCCCGACGTCGCGCCGATCCAGCGGCGTACCCTGCGGCTGCTCTTCACCACCCAGATCATCGGCGGCGTCGGCGTGACCATCGGCATCGCCGTCGGTGCGCTGCTCGCCGCCCGGATCGCCGGCACGGCGGTGGCCGGGCTGGCGCAGAGCGCCGGGGTGGTGGGCGCGGCGCTGCTCGCCATCCCGGTCACCCGGATCATGGCGCGGCACGGCCGGCGGCCGGGCCTGGTGGTGGCGTACGCGGTCGGTGCCGTCGGCGGCGTCCTGGTGGTGCTGGCCGCGGCCACCCGCTGGGTGCCGCTGCTCTTCCTCGGCATGCTGCTCTTCGGCGGAGGCACCGCCGCGAACCTCCAGGCCCGCTACACGGCGGTGGACCTCGCCGAGCCGGCTCGCCGGGGCCGGCAGCTCTCCCTGATCGTGTGGGCCACCACCATCGGCGCGGTCGCCGCGCCGAACTTCGCCGCGCTGGCCGACCGGGTCACCACCGGCTGGGGGCTGCCGCCGCTGGCCGGCCCGTTCGCGTTCAGCGCGGTCGCGTTCGTGCTCGCCGGCGGCGTACTCCTCGGATTGCTCCGGCCCGACCCGCTGCTCACCGCGCGCCGTCTCGCGGCGGCTGACGCACCGCCCGCCGCCGACGTGCCGGCGACTGTCGTGGCGGCCGAGGCGCCGGCGGACGGTGGTCCGGCCGGTGGCGGTGCGGCACCGGCCACCGCGCCGGTCCGGGCGCGCCCGTCGCGCAGGGCCGGGATGCGGACGGCCTGGTCGGTGGTACGCGGACGGCCGGCGGCCCGGCTCGGCATCGCGGCGGTGGCGGTCGGCCACCTGGTGATGGTGGCGGTGATGTCGATGACCCCGGTCCGGCTCGGTGAGTCGCACGCCGACGCCGACGTGCTGCGGCTGGTCGGCATCGTGCTGAGCCTGCACATCGCCGGCATGTACGCGTTCTCCCCGCTGGTCGGCTGGCTCACCGACCGGCTCGGCCGGCGGGCGGTGATCCTCGGTGGGGTCGGGCTGCTGCTGGCGGCCTGCGCGGTCGCCGGCACCGCCGGGCACCACACGCCCCGGCTCTCGGTGGGTCTGGTCCTGCTCGGGCTGGGATGGTCGGGGACGATGGTGGCCGGCTCGACACTGCTCTCCGAGTCGGTGCCGGCCGACGTGCGGCCGAGCGTCCAGGGACTGTCCGACCTGACCATGGGGCTGGCCGGAGCCGGCGCCGCCATGGTCAGCGGGTTTGTCATGCAGATGGCCGGTTATCCGGTGCTCGCCCTGCTCGCGGCGGTCGCGACGGTGCCCCTGGTGGCGCTAGCGTTGCGGCCGGTGCCGACCGGGGCACCGGATGAGGAGGGCTGA
- a CDS encoding DUF3046 domain-containing protein, with amino-acid sequence MRLTDFWARLEEAFGPGYAASIARDQVLSQLDGRTIEQALASGEQTHVVWRAVCAAYPDRVPARLR; translated from the coding sequence GTGCGGCTGACCGACTTCTGGGCGCGGCTGGAGGAGGCGTTCGGCCCCGGCTACGCGGCCAGCATCGCCCGCGACCAGGTGCTGTCCCAGCTCGATGGGCGCACCATCGAGCAGGCGCTGGCGTCGGGGGAGCAGACGCACGTGGTGTGGCGGGCGGTCTGCGCCGCGTACCCCGACCGGGTGCCCGCTCGACTACGCTGA